In a single window of the Rhinolophus ferrumequinum isolate MPI-CBG mRhiFer1 chromosome 21, mRhiFer1_v1.p, whole genome shotgun sequence genome:
- the ST6GALNAC1 gene encoding alpha-N-acetylgalactosaminide alpha-2,6-sialyltransferase 1 produces the protein MKSYLQRGSRLRQVFCWLLLLAALLSFFFALSSFIKEPNTKPSRHQNIEDIKERSPDLLQRSTSPAPTMERTTTHIGSVQENSMLDKSHKATAHNAATVPSTERTALLKSQDRKDIMTDTLPQRSQDRGVASNRTQSLSPKSQDTRTTEGRREQNERPTATGTVPAKPWGRAVAPTARTSIPGSRAEVPTTAGAGATGRRTKGATKAVVPPMKKVPVTPRSAPFQSPTTHRRPRLQATNFKYEPKWDFEDKYSLEVGGLQTACPDSVKVRASKSLWLQNLFLPNLTLFLDSSNFNLSEWNRLEHFKPPFGFMDLNYSLVQKVVTRFPPVPQQQLLLASLPAGSSQCISCAVVGNGGILNNSHMGQEIDSHDYVFRLSGAVTKGYEQDVGTRTSFYGFTAFSVTQSLLTLHNRGFQHVPVEKDIRYLHFLEGLRDFEWLEAMLLNQTLAKKSLSWFRHRPQEAFQEALRLDRYLLLHPDLMRYIKNRFLRSKTLNTVHWRIYRPTTGALLLLTALQLCDQVSAYGFITEGHERFSDHYYDKSWKKTIFYINHDFKLEREVWKRLHDEGIIRLYQRPTTPKPKI, from the exons ATGAAGTCCTACCTGCAGAGAGGCAGTCGTCTGAGACAGGTTTTCTGCTGGCTCTTGCTTTTGGCAGCATTGCTCTCCTTCTTCTTTGCCCTGTCTTCCTTCATTAAGGAACCCAATACAAAGCCTTCCAG GCATCAAAATATAGAGGATATTAAAGAAAGGTCTCCCGATTTGCTACAAAGGTCCACATCCCCGGCACCCACAATGGAAAGGACCACCACACACATAGGCTCAGTGCAGGAGAACAGCATGCTGGACAAAAGTCACAAGGCCACAGCCCACAACGCggccacagtgcccagcacagaaaGGACAGCGTTACTCAAGAGTCAGGACAGAAAGGACATCATGACAGACACACTGCCCCAGAGAAGTCAGGACAGGGGCGTGGCCTCCAACAGGACACAGTCACTATCGCCGAAGAGTCAGGACACGAGGACaactgaaggaaggagggaacagAACGAGAGGCCGACAGCCACAGGGACAGTGCCAGCAAAGCCTTGGGGCAGAGCTGTGGCACCCACAGCGAGGACGTCCATTCCAGGAAGTCGGGCTGAGGTGCCAACCACCGCAGGAGCAGGGGCAACCGGAAGGAGGACAAAAGGAGCGACCAAAGCAGTGGTCCCACCCATGAAGAAAGTCCCCGTCACCCCACGCTCTGCCCCATTCCAGAGCCCCACCACGCACAGACGCCCAAGGCTACAGGCCACCAACTTCAAGTATGAGCCCAAGTGGGATTTTGAGGATAAATATAGCTTGGAGGTGGGGGGCCTACAGACG GCCTGCCCCGACTCCGTGAAAGTGAGAGCCTCCAAGTCACTCTGGCTCCAGAATCTCTTTCTGCCCAACCTTACCCTCTTCCTGGACTCCAGCAACTTCAACCTGAGTGAGTGGAACCGCCTGGAGCACTTCAAGCCACCCTTTGGCTTCATGGACCTCAATTACTCCT TGGTGCAGAAGGTGGTGACACGCTTTCCCCCGGTGCCCCAGCAGCAGCTGCTCCTGGCCAGCCTCCCTGCTGGGAGCTCCCAGTGCATCAGCTGTGCCGTGGTGGGCAATGGGGGCATCCTGAacaactcccacatgggccaagaGATAGACAGCCATGACTACGTGTTCCG CTTGAGCGGAGCTGTCACTAAGGGCTACGAACAGGACGTGGGTACTCGGACATCCTTCTACGGCTTCACTGCCTTCTCCGTGACCCAGTCACTTCTCACATTGCACAATCGGGGTTTCCAGCACGTGCCTGTGGAGAAG GATATCCGCTACCTGCACTTCCTGGAAGGCCTCCGGGACTTTGAGTGGCTGGAAGCAATGCTTTTGAATCAGACCCTGGCGAAAAAGAGCCTTTCCTGGTTCAG GCACAGGCCCCAGGAGGCTTTTCAGGAAGCCTTGCGATTGGACAGATACCTGCTGCTGCACCCAGACTTGATGCGATACATCAAGAACAG GTTTTTGAGGTCTAAGACCCTGAACACTGTCCACTGGAGAATATACCGCCCCACCACTGGGGCGCTCCTGCTGCTCACTGCCCTTCAGCTCTGTGACCAG GTCAGTGCCTACGGCTTCATCACCGAGGGCCATGAGCGCTTCTCTGATCACTACTATGACAAAtcatggaaaaaaacaatcttttaCATCAACCATGACTTCAAGTTGGAGAGAGAGGTCTGGAAGCGGCTGCACGATGAAGGCATAATCAGGCTGTACCAGCGTCCTACTACTCCCAAACCAAAGATCTGA